From one Coffea eugenioides isolate CCC68of chromosome 11, Ceug_1.0, whole genome shotgun sequence genomic stretch:
- the LOC113753432 gene encoding lipid phosphate phosphatase 2-like gives MPEIQLGAQTIRTHGAQVARFHMRDWLILLLLVAIEIGLNVIEPFHRFVGADMMTDLKYPLKDNTIPLWAVPIIAIIMPLIVIIVFYFIRKNVYDLHQGVLGLLFSVLITAVISDAIKDAVGRPRPDFFWRCFPDGKGVFHPITGDVRCTGLKSVIKEGHKSFPSGHTSWSFAGLGFLALYLSGKLRAFDRQGHIAKLCIVFLPLLLAALVGVSRVDDYWHHWQDVFAGGLLGITVASFCYLQFFPPPYDIDGWGPHAYFQMLSESRNGGQSESNAMNSLTVRQAESGTVYSRPDQAVETSEVITQVTSSILDDLERGRRY, from the exons ATGCCAGAAATTCAGTTGGGTGCTCAAACAATTCGAACCCATGGAGCTCAAGTAGCTAGGTTTCACATGCGTGATTGGCTTATTCTTTTGCTGCTGGTGGCAATAGAGATAGGGTTAAATGTGATAGAGCCATTCCACCGTTTTGTTGGTGCCGATATGATGACGGATCTCAAATACCCATTGAAAGATAATACTATCCCTCTCTGGGCTGTCCCG ATCATTGCAATCATAATGCCTCTTATTGTGATCATTGTATTTTATTTCATTAGAAAGAATGTCTATGATCTGCACCAAGGTGTTTTGG gtcttttgttttctgttctGATCACAGCAGTTATAAGTGATGCCATAAAAGATGCTGTTGGGCGGCCTCGTCCTGATTTCTTTTGGCGATGTTTCCCTGATGGAAAAGGG GTGTTTCATCCTATCACAGGCGATGTCCGATGCACTGGACTCAAGAGTGTCATTAAAGAAGGGCACAAAAGTTTCCCCAGTGGTCACACTTCTT GGTCCTTTGCTGGTCTTGGTTTCCTGGCATTGTATTTGTCAGGGAAACTTAGAGCATTTGATCGACAGGGCCATATCGCGAAGCTCTGCATCGTTTTCCTGCCATTACTTCTTGCAGCATTAGTCGGAGTTTCTCGAGTTGATGATTATTGGCACCATTGGCAGGATGTATTTGCTGGAGGTCTTTTAG GAATTACAGTTGCTTCGTTCTGTTACCTGCAATTTTTTCCACCACCATATGATATAGATG GTTGGGGACCTCACGCATATTTCCAGATGTTGTCCGAGTCACGAAACGGTGGTCAGTCTGAATCAAATGCCATGAACAGTCTTACCGTGCGACAAGCTGAAAGTGGGACGGTATACAGTCGACCCGACCAAGCAGTGGAAACATCGGAAGTCATTACCCAGGTTACAAGCTCAATCCTGGATGACTTGGAGCGGGGGAGAAGATACTGA